A window of the Henckelia pumila isolate YLH828 chromosome 3, ASM3356847v2, whole genome shotgun sequence genome harbors these coding sequences:
- the LOC140887086 gene encoding uncharacterized protein isoform X1 — MITGGKSFVSSPPAFSNDAKRLLVCTGNTVSIFSTSTGLQTSELVGHGSLVTSVIVVPASTPGSTVLCFCWTSSLDGTIKYWDFAAPELMRTIDIRFPIHSMVIPSLFSQKTKSSEKIPDLFAYVYAEDVKQKGELPSFSSGQIRKCNLTKSRLVGGVTLAETTKPGSIIVSASGKYIGIYEKRKLRIWEIPGEESENVAYKKVRLHHTKSFTTLAFHPTERVVAAGDATGRILLWRGVGSGAFSNGDKSINGGIDKDVEDRPGVRGDDDADSCTTWHWHSSQVNVLFFSSDGAYLFSGGKEGVLVVWQLDTGKKKFLPRIGSPLVHFINSSDPSLACISCADNRIHLLRMPSMEILRSISGIKLPSSFLEFYEGFGSGVVVNYTYGLIAVPTENYRVQFYSLFDDREISEVQICQRNHHPGDEIMVKVNLVALSSDCSAMITVETRLPEEGIGNLVSLKFWSCNSQDKDFSLSTVIYEPHREAGISSIAFRPTSNMAVSSSSGGDFKIWARDYKTTLQDYTHQSTGWACHAIGSYKKKPMTAAAFSSDGTVLAVAADKVITLWDPDANILVAVIGDSLEPITTLSFVGKSEYLLSASQGSNPQVTLWSMSKLLTCWSYRLHAEAITCSMNNTSFAVLARTKSPTPMVSDHAASLGADGVILFFNVENPVPLSTWFVSKAEGGGLSFVESSLKADDATESKSTEVLAYINGAHEYVLFDPYDVQSDKLSISGPRNFGSHEETAERFGYASIYGELPVFSLTRDEMPLPSIRPEGTWKTIFSGPSHSLPPLPKLCSEFLESLLERRSMVVE; from the exons ATGATTACCGGAGGGAAGAGCTTCGTTTCCTCACCGCCGGCATTCTCAAACGATGCCAAGAGACTTCTCGTTTGCACCGGAAACACTGTATCGATTTTCAGCACTTCGACTGGCTTACAG ACAAGTGAATTGGTTGGCCACGGTTCACTGGTGACCTCGGTGATAGTTGTTCCTGCTTCCACTCCAGGGAGTACAGTCTTATGCTTTTGCTGGACGTCTTCTTTAGATGGCACGATCAAGTACTGGGATTTTGCGGCGCCTGAATTGATGAGGACTATAGACATTCGTTTCCCCATTCACTCAATG GTGATTCCAAGTTTATTTAGCCAGAAAACCAAAAGTAGTGAAAAGATTCCAGATCTTTTTGCTTATGTCTATGCTGAAGATGTGAAGCAAAAGGGAGAATTACCTAGTTTTTCATCCGGGCAGATTCGAAAATGTAATTTGACGAAGTCTCGCTTGGTTGGTGGAGTTACTTTGGCTGAg ACAACAAAACCAGGTTCTATAATAGTTAGTGCCTCTGGGAAATACATTGGGATATATGAAAAGCGCAAGCTTCGGATATGGGAAATTCCAGGGGAAGAATCTGAAAACGTTGCTTATAAGAAAGTCAGATTGCATCATACAAAATCATTTACCACTCTGGCCTTTCATCCAACTGAAAGGGTGGTAGCAGCAGGTGATGCTACAGGAAGAATTCTATTATGGAGAGGTGTTGGTAGTGGAGCTTTCTCTAATGGTGATAAATCAATCAATGGAGGAATAGACAAAGATGTAGAGGATAGGCCTGGGGTGAGGGGTGACGATGATGCAGATTCTTGCACCACATGGCATTGGCATTCTTCACAAGTGAAcgttctcttcttttcttcagATGGTGCTTATTTGTTTTCAG GTGGGAAAGAGGGAGTTTTAGTCGTATGGCAGTTAGACACTGGAAAGAAAAAATTTCTTCCACGGATTGGATCTCCACTTGTGCATTTCATAAATTCTTCCGACCCTTCATTAGCTTGT ATATCATGTGCAGATAACCGTATTCATCTACTCAGAATGCCTTCGATGGAGATCTTAAGATCCATTTCAGGGATTAAG CTTCCAAGTTCATTTTTGGAATTTTACGAGGGATTTGGCTCGGGCGTTGTCGTCAATTACACTTATGGGCTGATTGCAGTACCCACAGAGAATTACCGTGTTCAattttatagtttatttgacGATCGCGAGATTTCAGAG GTACAAATATGTCAAAGGAACCATCATCCAGGTGATGAAATCATG GTAAAAGTGAATTTAGTGGCTCTTTCCTCAGATTGTTCTGCAATGATCACTGTTGAAACCAGACTCCCTGAAGAAGGAATAGGCAACCTTGTGAGTCTTAAATTCTGGTCATGTAACTCCCAGGACAAAGACTTCTCCTTATCTACCGTCATATATGAACCTCACAG GGAGGCTGGGATATCTTCCATAGCTTTCCGTCCAACTAGTAACATGGCCGTCAGTTCTTCATCTGGTGGCGACTTTAAG ATTTGGGCTCGTGACTACAAGACCACCCTGCAGGATTATACCCATCAGAGTACTGGCTGGGCATGCCATGCTATTGGATCATACAA GAAGAAGCCTATGACTGCTGCTGCATTTTCGAGTGATGGGACTGTTTTGGCTGTTGCTGCAGATAAAGTTATTACCTTGTGGGATCCAGATGCGAATATTCTGGTGGCTGTCATTGGAGATAGTCTCGAG CCAATTACAACTCTTTCATTTGTCGGGAAGTCAGAGTATCTTCTATCTGCTTCACAAGGTTCCAACCCTCAGGTGACTTTATGGAGTATGTCAAAGCTCTTGACATGTTGGTCCTACCGGCTTCATGCTGAAG CTATTACTTGTTCGATGAACAACACTTCCTTTGCTGTTCTTGCTCGCACCAAGTCACCCACGCCCATGGTTTCTGATCATGCTGCATCACTAGGTGCTGATGGGGTTATCTTGTTTTTCAATGTTGAAAATCCAGTGCCATTGTCAACCTGGtttgtcagcaag GCTGAGGGTGGAGGGCTTTCTTTTGTCGAGTCAAGTCTAAAAGCAGATGACGCCACAGAATCAAAATCAACCGAAGTGCTTGCTTACATAAACGGTGCTCATGAGTATGTTCTATTTGATCCATATGATGTGCAATCTGACAAGCTTAGCATTTCTGGTCCAAGGAATTTCGGCAGCCACGAGGAAACAG CAGAAAGATTTGGCTATGCATCCATCTATGGTGAGTTACCAGTATTCAGCTTGACAAGAGATGAGATGCCACTCCCATCAATCCGGCCGGAGGGAACGTGGAAGACTATATTCAGTGGACCATCTCACAGTCTTCCTCCTCTTCCGAAGTTGTGTTCAGAGTTTTTGGAATCATTACTGGAGAGGAGGTCTATGGTTGTCGAATGA
- the LOC140887086 gene encoding uncharacterized protein isoform X2 — protein MITGGKSFVSSPPAFSNDAKRLLVCTGNTVSIFSTSTGLQTSELVGHGSLVTSVIVVPASTPGSTVLCFCWTSSLDGTIKYWDFAAPELMRTIDIRFPIHSMVIPSLFSQKTKSSEKIPDLFAYVYAEDVKQKGELPSFSSGQIRKCNLTKSRLVGGVTLAETTKPGSIIVSASGKYIGIYEKRKLRIWEIPGEESENVAYKKVRLHHTKSFTTLAFHPTERVVAAGDATGRILLWRGVGSGAFSNGDKSINGGIDKDVEDRPGVRGDDDADSCTTWHWHSSQVNVLFFSSDGAYLFSGGKEGVLVVWQLDTGKKKFLPRIGSPLVHFINSSDPSLACISCADNRIHLLRMPSMEILRSISGIKLPSSFLEFYEGFGSGVVVNYTYGLIAVPTENYRVQFYSLFDDREISEVQICQRNHHPGDEIMVKVNLVALSSDCSAMITVETRLPEEGIGNLVSLKFWSCNSQDKDFSLSTVIYEPHREAGISSIAFRPTSNMAVSSSSGGDFKIWARDYKTTLQDYTHQSTGWACHAIGSYKKKPMTAAAFSSDGTVLAVAADKVITLWDPDANILVAVIGDSLEPITTLSFVGKSEYLLSASQGSNPQVTLWSMSKLLTCWSYRLHAEAITCSMNNTSFAVLARTKSPTPMVSDHAASLGADGVILFFNVENPVPLSTWFVSKAEGGGLSFVESSLKADDATESKSTEVLAYINGAHEYVLFDPYDVQSDKLSISGPRNFGSHEETERFGYASIYGELPVFSLTRDEMPLPSIRPEGTWKTIFSGPSHSLPPLPKLCSEFLESLLERRSMVVE, from the exons ATGATTACCGGAGGGAAGAGCTTCGTTTCCTCACCGCCGGCATTCTCAAACGATGCCAAGAGACTTCTCGTTTGCACCGGAAACACTGTATCGATTTTCAGCACTTCGACTGGCTTACAG ACAAGTGAATTGGTTGGCCACGGTTCACTGGTGACCTCGGTGATAGTTGTTCCTGCTTCCACTCCAGGGAGTACAGTCTTATGCTTTTGCTGGACGTCTTCTTTAGATGGCACGATCAAGTACTGGGATTTTGCGGCGCCTGAATTGATGAGGACTATAGACATTCGTTTCCCCATTCACTCAATG GTGATTCCAAGTTTATTTAGCCAGAAAACCAAAAGTAGTGAAAAGATTCCAGATCTTTTTGCTTATGTCTATGCTGAAGATGTGAAGCAAAAGGGAGAATTACCTAGTTTTTCATCCGGGCAGATTCGAAAATGTAATTTGACGAAGTCTCGCTTGGTTGGTGGAGTTACTTTGGCTGAg ACAACAAAACCAGGTTCTATAATAGTTAGTGCCTCTGGGAAATACATTGGGATATATGAAAAGCGCAAGCTTCGGATATGGGAAATTCCAGGGGAAGAATCTGAAAACGTTGCTTATAAGAAAGTCAGATTGCATCATACAAAATCATTTACCACTCTGGCCTTTCATCCAACTGAAAGGGTGGTAGCAGCAGGTGATGCTACAGGAAGAATTCTATTATGGAGAGGTGTTGGTAGTGGAGCTTTCTCTAATGGTGATAAATCAATCAATGGAGGAATAGACAAAGATGTAGAGGATAGGCCTGGGGTGAGGGGTGACGATGATGCAGATTCTTGCACCACATGGCATTGGCATTCTTCACAAGTGAAcgttctcttcttttcttcagATGGTGCTTATTTGTTTTCAG GTGGGAAAGAGGGAGTTTTAGTCGTATGGCAGTTAGACACTGGAAAGAAAAAATTTCTTCCACGGATTGGATCTCCACTTGTGCATTTCATAAATTCTTCCGACCCTTCATTAGCTTGT ATATCATGTGCAGATAACCGTATTCATCTACTCAGAATGCCTTCGATGGAGATCTTAAGATCCATTTCAGGGATTAAG CTTCCAAGTTCATTTTTGGAATTTTACGAGGGATTTGGCTCGGGCGTTGTCGTCAATTACACTTATGGGCTGATTGCAGTACCCACAGAGAATTACCGTGTTCAattttatagtttatttgacGATCGCGAGATTTCAGAG GTACAAATATGTCAAAGGAACCATCATCCAGGTGATGAAATCATG GTAAAAGTGAATTTAGTGGCTCTTTCCTCAGATTGTTCTGCAATGATCACTGTTGAAACCAGACTCCCTGAAGAAGGAATAGGCAACCTTGTGAGTCTTAAATTCTGGTCATGTAACTCCCAGGACAAAGACTTCTCCTTATCTACCGTCATATATGAACCTCACAG GGAGGCTGGGATATCTTCCATAGCTTTCCGTCCAACTAGTAACATGGCCGTCAGTTCTTCATCTGGTGGCGACTTTAAG ATTTGGGCTCGTGACTACAAGACCACCCTGCAGGATTATACCCATCAGAGTACTGGCTGGGCATGCCATGCTATTGGATCATACAA GAAGAAGCCTATGACTGCTGCTGCATTTTCGAGTGATGGGACTGTTTTGGCTGTTGCTGCAGATAAAGTTATTACCTTGTGGGATCCAGATGCGAATATTCTGGTGGCTGTCATTGGAGATAGTCTCGAG CCAATTACAACTCTTTCATTTGTCGGGAAGTCAGAGTATCTTCTATCTGCTTCACAAGGTTCCAACCCTCAGGTGACTTTATGGAGTATGTCAAAGCTCTTGACATGTTGGTCCTACCGGCTTCATGCTGAAG CTATTACTTGTTCGATGAACAACACTTCCTTTGCTGTTCTTGCTCGCACCAAGTCACCCACGCCCATGGTTTCTGATCATGCTGCATCACTAGGTGCTGATGGGGTTATCTTGTTTTTCAATGTTGAAAATCCAGTGCCATTGTCAACCTGGtttgtcagcaag GCTGAGGGTGGAGGGCTTTCTTTTGTCGAGTCAAGTCTAAAAGCAGATGACGCCACAGAATCAAAATCAACCGAAGTGCTTGCTTACATAAACGGTGCTCATGAGTATGTTCTATTTGATCCATATGATGTGCAATCTGACAAGCTTAGCATTTCTGGTCCAAGGAATTTCGGCAGCCACGAGGAAACAG AAAGATTTGGCTATGCATCCATCTATGGTGAGTTACCAGTATTCAGCTTGACAAGAGATGAGATGCCACTCCCATCAATCCGGCCGGAGGGAACGTGGAAGACTATATTCAGTGGACCATCTCACAGTCTTCCTCCTCTTCCGAAGTTGTGTTCAGAGTTTTTGGAATCATTACTGGAGAGGAGGTCTATGGTTGTCGAATGA
- the LOC140890274 gene encoding BTB/POZ domain-containing protein At1g04390-like, which yields MPSSGKAENNRGKGRVLSLHRLLHYALKLGCKNRESAEKWHCPDFKIQLLVILSIDAFLECISSDILQHPLVKDSVDAMTEALESILKSKNQRLMRLACDVSTKMANVLRGSDLQSKVLDLIGPLVELLSTQELQVAMSCATALNSILSQLLFTKDNEGLPILKKTKAVSFLVCNITTFRVDDKPIKLFLEVASSLSKILWLWPPLRFCVYNDSKFLNALDSAKHTSESSAKLVVLQLYYALALCCNGADKILESGEALLTMVVDCMDCSNSLGVRLWAFRLARSLALSRRGCIKMMNIYSEPLVKAVIMELKNWKLQSEKLTESEMDVVKEACRLASVTRWAGDHHQYFWKEGVDRVLLDLLLDNYDEIHQMLLESSVNDLAIKVRQGLSANFKLSLRPYVWDILGGLAANCSGNFNCEMHKNKFQLKVLVICVCLVFINSTEIPRRTSQISHPNAIHGESAARAVIMMVCSASKYIASMARSILFELFPSRRKVYLENLLKTLKLRCSSEVAIPSNLQIVVSLMSLACYSSLPKFQRLIIKCEGVQTLIAFIRWWLKDPVRVKRASLVPHLLDGFTTQICCFHCAEEWGGDDMFLLFSLRVLAELVHHSALKKTYQFDDQIVQELKELCSSSMFSPGSRLYAAYILCFFGVYGFPSKMGQRIGKALGENKNADLRLDLVNQEAVCAHKVILMFRCPLLLPPVDRQSLLQGEVVNSVQLSVNVNRQLLLKLLEFVYLGYLHANDDLANHLIIFSKCCKQGDHLLKMLHREAPNLETPIPRFDLSPALEPTNHHFSYSLCLIRCYNEYIFSFAVIRDLLVEAITTELVHWRCNFCFASVPHLHVHRVVLESSSAYLQVLFGSGMQESNSHTIKVPVSWNSLKKLVSWLYSDQLPAPNFGCVWDNLDPEEKLEEIRPYLELCWLADSWQIEYLYEECRKILVFCLQFSTNLPANVIQVVADLPEWNLVRVEVGHLAPLSHLLKTSGWLASSDWLA from the exons ATGCCATCATCTGGGAAGGCGGAGAACAACCGCGGCAAAGGCCGCGTGCTCAGTCTTCATCGACTCCTTCACTACGCTCTCAAACTCGG GTGCAAAAACCGGGAGAGCGCAGAGAAATGGCATTGTCCGGACTTTAAGATACAGTTACTAGTGATTCTATCAATTGATGCGTTCCTTGAATGTATTTCAAGCGATATATTACAGCATCCACTTGTCAAG GATTCAGTGGATGCTATGACTGAAGCACTAGAGAGTATTCTGAAATCCAAAAATCAGAGGTTGATGAGGTTGGCCTGCGACGTTTCCACTAAGATGGCCAATGTTTTACGGGGTTCAGATCTGCAATCTAAAGTTTTGGATCTCATCGGTCCTTTAGTGGAATTGTTGTCTACCCAGGAACTGCAAGTTGCTATGTCTTGCGCCACTGCCTTAAATTCCATTTTATCACAGCTTCTTTTTACAAAAGACAACGAAGGACTGCCGATTTTGAAGAAAACTAAGGCTGTCAGTTTCCTTGTTTGTAACATAACTACATTTCGCGTTGATGATAAACCAATCAAATTATTTCTAGAAGTGGCTTCTTCTTTAAGTAAAATACTGTGGCTATGGCCACCATTGAGGTTCTGTGTCTATAATGATTCTAAGTTCTTAAATGCTCTAGATTCTGCAAAACACACGTCTGAAAGTTCAGCCAAACTTGTTGTCCTGCAATTGTATTATGCATTAG CTTTATGTTGTAACGGGGCAGATAAGATACTAGAAAGTGGGGAAGCACTTCTGACAATGGTCGTGGACTGCATGGATTGTTCAAATTCACTCGGAGTCCGTCTATGGGCATTTAGACTTGCAAGAAGTTTGGCG CTAAGCAGAAGAGGATGTATAAAAATGATGAACATATACTCCGAGCCCCTTGTCAAAGCAGTGATCATGGAGCTCAAAAATTGGAAATTGCAGTCTGAAAAGCTTACTGAAAGCGAAATGGATGTTGTGAAAGAGGCATGCCGTCTTGCTTCTGTCACTCGTTGGGCAGGTGATCATCACCAGTACTTTTGGAAAGAAGGGGTGGATAGAGTCCTTCTTGATCTTCTTTTGGACAATTATGACGAAATTCATCAAATGCTACTTGAGTCATCTGTGAATGATCTGGCCATCAAAGTGCGACAAGGTCTTAGTGCGAATTTTAAACTGTCTCTCAGACCATATGTATGGGATATTCTTGGAGGGCTTGCAGCAAATTGTTCTGGGAATTTCAACTGTGAAATGCATAAAAACAAATTTCAACTTAAGGTCCTTGTAATATGTGTATG CTTGGTCTTCATTAACTCAACAGAGATTCCGCGCCGTACTTCTCAAATAAGTCACCCAAATGCGATCCACGGAGAATCGGCAGCTAGGGCAGttattatgatggtttgttcTGCAAGCAAATATATCGCATCCATGGCTAGGTCCATACTGTTTGAACTATTTCCATCCAGACGCAAGGTTTATCTTGAAAATTTACTAAAGACACTAAAATTGAGGTGTAGCAGTGAAGTTGCgattccaagcaatcttcagaTTGTGGTGAGCTTAATGAGTTTGGCATGCTATTCTAGCCTGCCAAAATTTCAAAGGCTCATCATTAAATGTGAAGGAGTACAAACTTTGATCGCCTTTATAAGGTGGTGGTTAAAGGATCCTGTTCGTGTAAAAAGAGCAAGTTTGGTGCCTCATTTGCTAGATGGTTTCACTACGCAGATTTGTTGCTTCCACTGTGCAGAAGAGTGGGGAGGAGATGACATGTTTTTGCTTTTTAGCTTGAGGGTTCTTGCTGAATTGGTGCATCATTCTGCTCTTAAAAAAACTTATCAGTTCGATGATCAGATAGTTCAGGAACTCAAGGAACTCTGCAGTAGTAGTATGTTTTCTCCTGGTTCAAGATTGTATGCTGCCTATATATTGTGCTTTTTTGGAGTATACGGCTTCCCAAGTAAAATGGGGCAGCGGATTGGGAAAGCACTTGGTGAGAATAAGAATGCTGATTTAAGGCTCGATCTTGTAAACCAAGAAGCTGTCTGTGCTCATAAAGTAATTCTTATGTTTAGATGTCCATTGTTACTGCCTCCCGTGGATCGGCAGTCACTTTTGCAAGGAGAAGTAGTTAACTCGGTCCAACTTTCTGTAAACGTGAATCGGCAGTTACTTTTGAAGTTGTTAGAATTTGTATATTTGGGATATTTACATGCTAATGACGACCTTGCAAATCATCTGATAATTTTTTCGAAGTGCTGTAAACAGGGAGATCATCTGTTGAAAATGCTGCACAGAGAAGCACCAAATTTGGAAACCCCTATACCGAGATTTGATCTAAGTCCTGCTCTTGAGCCAACCAATCATCATTTTTC ATATTCGCTGTGTTTGATTCGATGCTATAATGAGTATATTTTCTCCTTTGCTGTAATCAGGGATCTTCTTGTGGAAGCCATCACGACAGAACTGGTGCATTGGAGGTGCAATTTTTGCTTTGCTTCAGTTCCTCATTTGCATGTTCACAGAGTTGTCTTGGAGTCAAGCTCTGCTTACTTACAAGTCTTGTTTGGATCTGGAATGCAAGAAAG CAATTCACATACTATCAAGGTTCCCGTGAGTTGGAATTCGCTGAAAAAACTTGTTAGCTGGCTCTATTCTGACCAGTTGCCTGCACCTAATTTCGGCTGTGTGTGGGATAATTTGGATCCAGAAGAGAAACTGGAAGAGATTCGACCATATTTGGAGCTCTGTTGGCTAGCTGATTCTTGGCAAATCGAGTATCTTTATGAAGAATGTCGCAAAATTCTAGTCTTTTGCTTGCAATTTTCTACAAATTTGCCTGCAAATGTAATTCAAGTTGTTGCTGATTTACCTGAATGGAATTTGGTGCGAGTTGAAGTAGGTCATTTGGCGCCTTTGTCTCATCTTCTAAAGACTTCTGGTTGGTTAGCTTCTTCTGATTGGTTAGCTTGA